A region of Faecalibacterium taiwanense DNA encodes the following proteins:
- the cysS gene encoding cysteine--tRNA ligase yields the protein MQIFNTLTRQKEEFVPQVPGEYRIYVCGPTVYNYIHIGNARPLIVFDTLRRYLEYRGNKVFYVSNITDIDDKLIKKGQEEGTSMKEVAQRFESEYLKDAAGLNCKKPTVQPRATEHIQQILDIVKDLIDSGHAYVAKNGDVYFRVKSDPEYGKLSHLKLDDLESGNRELRSQMDDDLKEDPADFAVWKAAKPGEPAWESPYGMGRPGWHIECSAMSRTHLGKTIDLHCGGQDLIFPHHENEIAQSECANGCTFARYWMHNGFINVDNQKMSKSLHNFFTVRDVADVYGYEPIRYFMLTAGYRMPLNYTVDLIESCKNSLERLYTCRENLDFALTKNTFGTDETLKEKAAEARTKFCTAMDDDLNTPDALAAVFDLVKEINTLSAVSSKDALQTAAAAFDEITGVLGLLYNRKKDEVPAEVTELVEKRAAAKKAKDWATADAIRAQLTELGWAVKDTAQGPQLSKL from the coding sequence ATGCAGATTTTCAATACGCTGACCCGCCAGAAAGAAGAATTCGTGCCGCAGGTGCCCGGTGAATACCGCATCTATGTCTGCGGCCCTACCGTTTATAACTATATCCACATCGGCAACGCCCGCCCGCTGATCGTGTTCGATACCCTGCGCCGCTACCTTGAGTACCGCGGCAACAAGGTGTTCTATGTTTCCAACATCACCGATATCGACGATAAGCTCATTAAGAAGGGACAGGAAGAGGGCACCTCCATGAAGGAGGTCGCTCAGCGCTTTGAGTCCGAGTACCTCAAGGATGCCGCCGGCCTCAACTGCAAAAAGCCCACCGTCCAGCCCCGGGCTACCGAGCACATCCAGCAGATCCTGGATATCGTGAAGGATCTGATCGACTCCGGCCACGCTTATGTTGCCAAGAACGGCGATGTGTACTTCCGGGTGAAGAGCGATCCCGAGTACGGCAAGCTGAGCCATTTGAAGCTGGACGATCTGGAGAGCGGCAACCGTGAGCTGCGCAGCCAGATGGACGACGACCTGAAGGAGGACCCCGCAGACTTTGCCGTGTGGAAGGCCGCAAAGCCCGGTGAACCTGCATGGGAGAGCCCCTACGGCATGGGCCGTCCGGGCTGGCATATCGAGTGCAGTGCCATGAGCCGCACCCATCTGGGCAAGACCATTGATCTGCACTGCGGCGGTCAGGACCTGATCTTCCCCCACCACGAGAATGAGATCGCACAGAGCGAGTGCGCCAACGGCTGCACCTTTGCCCGCTACTGGATGCACAACGGCTTCATCAACGTGGACAATCAGAAGATGTCCAAGAGCCTGCACAACTTCTTCACCGTGCGGGACGTGGCGGATGTCTACGGCTACGAACCCATCCGCTACTTCATGCTGACCGCAGGCTACCGGATGCCGCTGAACTACACCGTGGACCTCATTGAAAGCTGCAAGAACAGCCTGGAGCGCCTGTACACCTGCCGCGAGAATCTGGATTTTGCCCTGACCAAGAACACCTTTGGCACCGACGAGACTCTGAAGGAAAAGGCTGCCGAGGCCCGCACCAAGTTCTGCACTGCCATGGACGATGACCTGAACACCCCGGATGCACTGGCTGCCGTGTTCGATCTGGTCAAGGAGATCAACACGCTGTCGGCTGTTTCCTCCAAGGATGCCCTGCAGACCGCCGCCGCTGCGTTCGACGAGATCACCGGCGTACTGGGCCTGCTGTACAACCGCAAGAAGGACGAGGTGCCCGCCGAGGTGACCGAGCTGGTAGAGAAGCGTGCCGCCGCCAAGAAGGCCAAGGACTGGGCCACTGCCGATGCCATCCGTGCACAGCTGACCGAACTGGGCTGGGCGGTCAAGGACACCGCACAGGGCCCGCAGCTGAGCAAGCTCTAA
- a CDS encoding ROK family protein, whose amino-acid sequence MKVMVFDVGGTEIKYSVMDEQMNRFDAGSVPTPQDTQEHFLDTIYALYAPHKDEVDGIAMALPGFVDANTGYVSNGGALLYNTGTQVGQLVRERCGCRVTLENDGKAAAIAELRAGALQGCCNAAVFIIGTGVGGGIIANGQLVRGVHFTAGEYSFVNTNADEWENTEKTMACQCSTKYLLKWYRARKGLPADAPMNGKLFFDAANAAEPEALEVLERFCKMVAVQIYNLTVLLDVEKVAIGGGISKQPLLLDDLRRVYAGLFASRGESPYMIGLPRCEIVPCHFSSEANQVGALYTYLQAESKTI is encoded by the coding sequence ATGAAGGTCATGGTTTTTGACGTAGGAGGCACCGAGATCAAATATTCGGTCATGGACGAGCAGATGAACCGTTTCGATGCCGGTTCCGTGCCCACGCCGCAGGATACGCAGGAGCATTTTCTCGACACAATATACGCTCTGTATGCACCGCATAAGGATGAAGTGGACGGTATCGCCATGGCGCTGCCCGGCTTTGTGGATGCCAACACCGGCTATGTCTCCAACGGCGGGGCACTTCTGTACAACACCGGCACGCAGGTGGGGCAGCTGGTGCGCGAAAGATGCGGCTGCCGTGTCACGCTGGAAAACGACGGCAAGGCTGCAGCCATTGCAGAGCTGCGGGCCGGTGCCTTGCAGGGCTGCTGCAATGCGGCAGTATTTATTATCGGCACCGGCGTGGGCGGCGGCATCATTGCCAATGGCCAGCTGGTGCGCGGCGTTCACTTTACCGCCGGAGAGTACAGCTTTGTGAACACCAACGCCGACGAGTGGGAGAATACCGAAAAAACCATGGCCTGCCAGTGCAGCACCAAATACCTGCTCAAGTGGTACCGTGCCCGCAAAGGCCTGCCCGCCGATGCCCCCATGAACGGTAAACTCTTTTTTGATGCCGCCAATGCCGCCGAGCCGGAAGCGCTGGAAGTGCTGGAACGGTTCTGCAAGATGGTGGCCGTGCAGATCTACAACCTGACCGTATTGCTGGATGTGGAAAAGGTAGCCATCGGCGGCGGCATCAGCAAGCAGCCGCTGCTGCTGGACGATCTGCGCCGGGTATATGCCGGGCTGTTTGCTTCCCGTGGGGAATCACCCTACATGATCGGTCTGCCCCGCTGCGAGATCGTGCCCTGCCATTTCAGCAGCGAAGCCAATCAGGTGGGAGCATTGTATACCTATCTGCAGGCGGAAAGCAAAACCATTTAA
- a CDS encoding HlyC/CorC family transporter: MDDGSITLLAALIILVAFSAFFSASETAFSSLNQIRLKSRAEDGDSAAARVLAMSEKYDKLLSTILIGNNIVNIAAASIGTVLFTRLLDPERGATVSTFVLTIVVLIFGEVTPKSLAKEMPETVATAVSPFLNLLMILFTPLTWLFSQWKRLLGHFIRSTEEDTITEGELMTMVSEAENDGELTDRESQLIRSAIEFDDVEVEEILTPRVDVIAVEDDLSLDEVADTFAESGYSRLPVYHGTIDNIIGVVHEKDFYLGRLRKDTTLEDLVKPTLYTTGSTQISQLLRTLREQHHHMAVVVDEYGGTEGIITLEDILEELVGEIWDEHDEATEDFRRQSDGSWIVLGSAGVDDLYERLGLPEDEDIDSNTVNGLVQEKTCHLPKVGDRFTLGEYDGVVTRTAKRRVTEVRLTPAEKPEPKKEEDEKPHFNRLTNK; encoded by the coding sequence ATGGACGATGGCAGTATTACGCTTTTGGCGGCGCTGATCATTCTGGTGGCATTTTCCGCCTTTTTCTCCGCCTCTGAGACCGCATTTTCTTCCCTGAACCAGATCCGCCTGAAAAGCCGCGCCGAGGACGGCGATTCGGCAGCAGCCCGCGTGCTGGCTATGTCGGAAAAGTACGACAAGCTGCTCTCCACCATCCTCATCGGCAACAATATCGTCAACATTGCCGCAGCATCCATTGGCACAGTGCTGTTCACCCGCCTGCTGGACCCGGAGCGGGGCGCGACGGTGTCCACCTTCGTGCTGACCATTGTGGTTCTGATCTTTGGCGAGGTGACCCCCAAGAGCCTTGCAAAGGAGATGCCGGAGACGGTTGCCACGGCGGTTTCGCCCTTTTTGAACCTGCTCATGATCCTGTTCACCCCGCTGACCTGGCTGTTCAGCCAGTGGAAGCGCCTGCTGGGGCATTTCATCCGCAGCACCGAGGAGGACACCATCACTGAGGGTGAGCTGATGACCATGGTCAGCGAGGCCGAGAACGACGGCGAGCTGACCGACCGGGAAAGCCAGCTCATCCGCAGCGCCATTGAGTTCGACGATGTGGAGGTGGAGGAGATCCTCACGCCCCGCGTGGATGTGATCGCGGTGGAGGACGATCTCTCGCTGGATGAGGTGGCCGATACCTTTGCGGAATCGGGATATTCCCGTCTGCCCGTCTACCACGGCACCATTGACAACATCATCGGTGTGGTACATGAAAAGGACTTTTACCTTGGCCGTCTGCGCAAGGATACCACGCTGGAAGACCTTGTGAAGCCCACCCTTTATACCACCGGCTCCACCCAGATCTCCCAGCTGCTGCGCACCCTGCGCGAGCAGCACCATCACATGGCGGTGGTGGTGGACGAGTACGGCGGTACCGAGGGCATCATCACGCTGGAAGACATTCTGGAAGAGCTGGTAGGCGAGATCTGGGATGAGCACGACGAAGCGACCGAGGACTTCCGCAGGCAGTCGGACGGCAGCTGGATCGTGCTGGGCAGTGCCGGTGTGGACGACCTGTATGAGAGGCTGGGCCTGCCGGAGGATGAAGATATCGATTCCAATACGGTGAACGGTCTGGTGCAGGAAAAAACCTGCCATCTGCCCAAGGTGGGCGACCGGTTCACGCTGGGCGAGTACGACGGTGTCGTTACCCGCACGGCCAAGCGCCGCGTGACCGAGGTGCGCCTGACCCCGGCGGAAAAGCCGGAACCGAAGAAGGAAGAAGACGAAAAGCCGCACTTCAACCGGCTGACCAATAAGTAA
- the pflA gene encoding pyruvate formate-lyase-activating protein — protein sequence MQPCNPIGYVHSLESFGSVDGPGVRFVVFLQGCALRCKYCHNPETWAAEGGEEWTAEKLFQRVYRYRNYWGKKGGITVSGGEPLRQMEFLTAFFELARSKGVHTALDTAGQPFRPDDPDYLAGFDRLMKSTSLVILDLKEIDPERHRQLTGKDNANILAMARHISDLGIPLWIRHVLVPGLTDDEEGLRRTADFIRSLKTVQRVEVLPYHTLGLFKWQKLGIPYPLPDAVPPTAEQVKRAEELLEVSRYPG from the coding sequence ATGCAGCCCTGTAACCCCATCGGCTATGTCCACTCGCTGGAATCCTTCGGCTCTGTGGACGGCCCCGGTGTGCGCTTTGTGGTGTTTTTGCAGGGGTGTGCCCTGCGGTGCAAATACTGCCACAACCCGGAAACGTGGGCTGCGGAGGGCGGCGAGGAATGGACGGCAGAAAAGCTGTTCCAGCGGGTCTACCGCTACCGCAACTACTGGGGCAAAAAGGGCGGCATCACGGTCAGCGGCGGCGAGCCGCTGCGCCAGATGGAGTTCCTGACGGCATTCTTCGAGCTGGCCCGCTCCAAAGGCGTGCACACGGCTCTGGATACCGCCGGGCAGCCCTTCCGGCCCGATGACCCGGATTATCTGGCCGGTTTCGACCGGCTGATGAAGTCCACCAGTCTGGTCATTCTCGACCTGAAGGAGATCGACCCGGAACGCCACCGGCAGCTCACCGGCAAAGACAATGCCAACATCCTTGCGATGGCGCGGCATATTTCTGACCTCGGCATCCCGCTGTGGATCCGGCATGTGCTGGTGCCCGGCCTGACCGACGACGAGGAGGGCCTGCGCAGAACCGCAGACTTTATCCGCAGCCTGAAAACGGTGCAGCGGGTGGAGGTGCTGCCCTACCACACGCTAGGCCTGTTCAAGTGGCAGAAGCTGGGCATCCCTTATCCACTGCCGGATGCCGTGCCGCCCACCGCGGAGCAGGTGAAGCGTGCAGAAGAGCTGCTGGAAGTGAGCCGGTATCCCGGCTAA